In Hemibagrus wyckioides isolate EC202008001 linkage group LG21, SWU_Hwy_1.0, whole genome shotgun sequence, the following proteins share a genomic window:
- the LOC131342622 gene encoding transcriptional regulator QRICH1-like, producing MNEPIEGGAISFDEYVRQKARTVPQHRMKEFLESLATKGPEILQEFSQQTSGTTTTMVYQQGANCIYTDSTEVAGSLLELACPVQVTSTQISPQLAAAVQQASEQQIQVQVQIQGEQGQTVGQVLQVASPTHQQLSGVTTTQLVQQGELTEEQQQQIQAQLVAAVAGGQQIQIQTVEALSPAQAQQQGSEREADRRIEVSTGVLQPAKKRKVDVPAVVSYQLAQGQQLATVLAIPQGQQQGYVSLRPELLTVDSAHLYSTATAGTITGASGETWTIPVYQQQQGVAHIAIPQEAYSTVQVQDKDKDKMTTAQVAGAVAVPVSGSQEEVVHSLFPAQFMNGNIHIPVAVQAVGGGYASTTQALHIWDPQQQQQQHVQEAEAQEQQLHLQAEAEPQAEAPPELLLPTVLKPEEGLETWRLWVQRKNAELDKNEQNKLAPIGRRQPLRFREDLVSSSVGELNVALSLMTQEARGLEGETFEPDALYYIFLCIQKYMFENGRVDDIFSDQYYSRFSQCLHKILEEWRPSVHPLGYILPSHVTEEMLWECKQLGAHSPSTLLTTLMYFNTKYFHLTTVEQHMKVAFSKVLRHTKKNPTNPKDKSTSIRYLKGVGSHHVGQKVTDDMYAEQAEDPENPLRCPIKLYDFYLFKCPQTAKGRNDTYYLTPEPVVAPNSPIWYSTQPITSEQLEQMLTRIMVVREIQEIISITQTNIQ from the exons ATGAATGAGCCGATCGAAGGCGGCGCGATCTCGTTTGACGAGTATGTGCGCCAGAAGGCTCGCACCGTACCCCAGCACCGCATGAAGGAGTTCCTGGAGTCGCTGGCCACCAAAGGCCCTGAGATCCTCCAGGAGTTCAGCCAGCAGACCAGTGGCACCACTACTACCATGGTGTACCAACAGGGGGCTAATTGCATCTACACCGACAGCACAGAGGTGGCGGGGTCGCTGCTCGAGCTGGCATGCCCA GTGCAGGTGACCTCTACACAGATCTCACCACAGCTGGCTGCAGCTGTACAGCAGGCATCTGAGCAGCAGATTCAGGTCCAG GTGCAGATCCAAGGGGAGCAGGGTCAGACAGTTGGTCAGGTGCTGCAGGTGGCTTCTCCTACCCATCAGCAGCTGTCCGGGGTCACTACAACACAACTGGTGCAGCAGGGTGAGCTAACTGAAGAACAGCAGCAACAG ATCCAGGCGCAGTTGGTAGCAGCCGTTGCTGGAGGTCAGCAAATCCAGATCCAGACAGTTGAGGCTCTGTCTCCAGCTCAGGCCCAGCAGCAGGGTTCGGAACGGGAGGCAGACCGTCGCATCGAAGTGTCAACAGGTGTCCTGCAGCCAGCTAAGAAGCGCAAGGTTGATGTGCCTGCCGTAGTGTCTTACCAGCTGGCACAGGGCCAGCAGTTAGCCACCGTACTGGCCATTCCCCAGGGCCAGCAGCAGGGCTACGTGTCACTGAGGCCAGAGCTCCTGACTGTAGACAGCGCGCACCTGTACAGCACCGCGACAGCCGGCACCATCACGGGTGCGTCAGGAGAGACCTGGACTATCCCGGTGTATCAGCAGCAACAGGGTGTAGCACACATCGCCATCCCACAGGAGGCCTATAGCACAGTGCAGGTGCAGGACAAAGATAAAGACAAGATGACGACGGCCCAGGTTGCAGGTGCGGTGGCGGTACCTGTGTCAGGGTCGCAGGAGGAGGTGGTGCACTCTCtcttcccagcacagttcatgAATGGAAACATCCACATTCCAGTGGCGGTCCAGGCTGTCGGAGGAGGCTACGCAAGCACCACCCAAGCGCTGCACATCTGGGACccgcagcaacaacaacaacagcatgtCCAGGAAGCTGAAGCTCAGGAGCAGCAGCTCCATCTGCAG GCGGAGGCTGAGCCACAAGCCGAAGCTCCTCCTGAGCTGCTTCTTCCTACGGTGCTGAAGCCAGAGGAAGGCCTGGAGACCTGGAGGCTTTGGGTGCAGCGCAAAAACGCAGAGCTCGATAAAAACGAACAGAACAAGCTGGCGCCGATTGGCC GCCGCCAGCCTCTGCGTTTCAGAGAGGATCTGGTCTCCAGTTCAGTGGGCGAGCTTAACGTGGCTCTGTCTCTCATGACCCAGGAGGCCCGTGGTTTAGAAGGGGAGACGTTTGAGCCAGACGCTCTATATTACATCTTCTTATGCATACAGAAA TACATGTTCGAGAACGGCAGGGTGGACGACATCTTTTCAGACCAATACTACTCCCGCTTCTCCCAGTGCCtacacaaaatcctggaggaatGGAGGCCCAGTGTCCATCctctag GTTACATCCTCCCCAGTCATGTGACCGAGGAGATGTTGTGGGAGTGTAAACAGCTGGGAGCTCATTCTCCATCTACTTTACTCACTACACTAATGTACTTCAACACCAA GTATTTCCACCTGACCACCGTGGAGCAGCATATGAAAGTGGCCTTCTCTAAAGTGCTGCGGCACACCAAGAAGAACCCAACCAACCCAAAAGACAAGAGCACCAGCATCCGCTACCTAAAAGGAGTCGGCTCTCACCACGTCGGccagaaag TGACCGACGATATGTACGCAGAGCAAGCCGAGGATCCAGAGAATCCACTTCGCTGCCCCATCAAGCTCTACGATTTTTACCTCTTCAAATG cCCCCAGACTGCCAAAGGTCGGAATGACACATATTACCTGACCCCAGAGCCTGTCGTAGCCCCGAACAGCCCTATATGGTACTCAACCCAGCCAATCACGAGCGAGCAGCTGGAGCAGATGCTCACACGCATCATGGTGGTGCGGGAAATCCAAGaaatcatctccatcacacagACCAACATTCAGTGA